The Crocinitomicaceae bacterium genome includes a region encoding these proteins:
- the lpdA gene encoding dihydrolipoyl dehydrogenase, whose translation MSYDIIVIGSGPGGYVTAIRASQLGMKVAVVEKAELGGICLNWGCIPTKALLKSANVFEYMKHASDYGIMVKDATPDFASIVKRSRGVADKMSGGVTFLMKKNKIDVIKGTGKVKAGKKVEVTDEKGAKSELSASKAVIIATGARSRQLPNLPQDGKKVIGYREALVLPELPKKMVVVGSGAIGVEFAYFYNTLGVEVTIVEFMPNIVPVEDEEVSKQLERSFKKQGIKIMTESSVESVDTKGKGCVVKVKTAKGEEKIECDIVLSAVGIETNLQGIGLEDVGIATDKGKVIVNDYYQTNIPGYYAIGDIVKGPALAHVASAEGIICVEKIAGMHVEPLDYGNIPGCTYCSPEVASVGMTEKAAKAAGHELKIGKFPFSASGKASAAGANDGFIKLIFDAKYGELLGAHMIGMNVTEMIAEIVAIRKLETTGHELIKTVHPHPTLSEAIMEAAAAAYGEVIHL comes from the coding sequence ATGTCATACGATATTATTGTTATCGGAAGTGGGCCTGGCGGTTATGTTACTGCAATCAGAGCTTCACAACTTGGAATGAAAGTAGCTGTTGTTGAAAAAGCTGAACTGGGTGGTATTTGTCTTAACTGGGGCTGCATACCAACCAAAGCATTATTGAAAAGTGCCAATGTGTTTGAGTATATGAAACATGCTTCAGACTATGGTATCATGGTGAAAGATGCCACACCTGATTTTGCATCAATTGTAAAACGCAGTCGGGGTGTTGCTGATAAAATGAGTGGTGGAGTAACTTTTCTGATGAAGAAAAATAAAATTGATGTCATCAAAGGAACCGGAAAAGTAAAAGCAGGAAAAAAAGTAGAGGTCACTGATGAGAAAGGTGCTAAATCAGAATTATCTGCTTCTAAAGCGGTGATCATTGCAACCGGTGCCCGTTCACGCCAATTGCCAAATCTTCCGCAGGATGGTAAAAAAGTTATTGGTTATCGTGAGGCACTTGTTTTGCCTGAATTACCAAAGAAAATGGTAGTAGTTGGTTCAGGTGCAATTGGTGTTGAGTTTGCTTATTTCTACAACACGTTGGGTGTTGAGGTAACCATTGTTGAATTTATGCCAAACATTGTGCCGGTTGAAGATGAAGAAGTATCAAAACAATTAGAAAGATCATTCAAAAAACAAGGCATAAAAATCATGACTGAATCTTCTGTTGAGTCTGTTGATACAAAAGGTAAAGGCTGTGTTGTAAAAGTAAAAACAGCGAAAGGTGAAGAAAAAATTGAATGCGATATTGTATTGTCAGCAGTAGGTATTGAAACCAATCTTCAGGGAATAGGATTAGAAGATGTTGGTATTGCTACAGATAAAGGCAAAGTAATTGTCAATGATTATTATCAAACCAATATACCTGGATATTATGCCATTGGTGATATTGTAAAAGGTCCGGCCCTGGCACACGTTGCATCAGCTGAAGGAATTATTTGCGTTGAAAAAATTGCTGGTATGCATGTTGAACCGCTTGATTATGGCAATATACCGGGTTGTACTTATTGTTCGCCTGAAGTTGCTTCAGTAGGCATGACCGAAAAAGCTGCAAAAGCTGCCGGCCACGAATTGAAGATTGGAAAATTCCCATTCTCAGCATCCGGAAAAGCAAGTGCAGCAGGTGCAAATGATGGATTTATCAAATTGATTTTTGATGCAAAATATGGTGAACTTTTAGGCGCACACATGATTGGAATGAATGTGACTGAAATGATTGCTGAAATTGTTGCCATACGCAAATTAGAAACTACGGGCCATGAATTAATTAAAACTGTGCACCCACATCCAACTTTGAGTGAAGCCATCATGGAAGCCGCCGCTGCTGCTTACGGTGAGGTGATACACTTATAA
- a CDS encoding AarF/ABC1/UbiB kinase family protein, which translates to MFVKYGFDDLVSYMEEQKRFSWIRKLIPKSFIKSATHYTKYEKMRLVCEELGPTFVKFGQILSNRPDLLPLDLITQFEKLQDNVPPLSGEIARKVVEKELKKSTDEMFAWFEPEPFASASMAQVHKATLKTGERVAIKIQRPGITEIIIEDIKVMYTVAEILNRRVPSVRSFDPVGLVRNFEESILKELDFIHESVSAQRFYNNFSGTDQDSRFIHAPKVYREYTTPRVLVLEFIKGYKISKLDQIDANKHDRKLIARKLAISYLKQVFEHGFFHADPHPGNLLLLETGEICYLDFGMMGSILPRDVEIFGHLFLSVKNKDVKKIINSLMQLSDQVSIKHMRQLEFDINEFVESYSIAGVHANEMSTVLLQLKDVIVKHDLKIPPHFFLLARSLVTIEGVIRNLDPELDMLELSRPYLVKTITKKWSPLQMGKKVLNGIFEFGNYMEEFPRDLKNAIRKINTGEIKVDLRHKGIDPLIHTINRVTKQIVSAMVVASLVIGGSLTLVYETHPLWGETSAWSIIAFIIAGIVALGMLRDIRKGDHDPWQGWKDE; encoded by the coding sequence GTGTTTGTTAAGTATGGGTTTGATGATTTAGTTTCGTACATGGAAGAGCAAAAACGATTCTCCTGGATACGAAAACTCATCCCCAAATCATTTATCAAATCAGCCACTCATTATACCAAGTATGAGAAAATGCGTTTGGTGTGTGAAGAGTTGGGTCCCACCTTTGTAAAGTTTGGTCAAATATTAAGTAACCGTCCTGACTTATTACCATTGGATTTGATTACGCAGTTTGAAAAATTACAAGATAATGTGCCTCCTTTGTCAGGTGAAATTGCGCGAAAAGTAGTAGAGAAAGAACTCAAAAAAAGTACAGATGAAATGTTTGCCTGGTTTGAGCCTGAGCCTTTTGCTTCAGCATCCATGGCGCAAGTGCATAAAGCTACATTGAAAACGGGTGAACGTGTTGCTATTAAAATTCAGCGGCCGGGTATTACTGAAATTATTATTGAAGACATTAAAGTGATGTACACCGTGGCTGAAATTCTTAACCGCCGTGTGCCTTCGGTGCGCAGCTTTGACCCCGTTGGCTTAGTGAGAAATTTTGAAGAAAGTATTCTCAAAGAACTTGATTTTATACATGAGTCAGTTTCTGCTCAACGTTTCTATAATAACTTTTCAGGCACTGATCAGGATTCACGTTTTATTCATGCTCCAAAAGTGTATCGTGAATATACCACGCCGCGTGTTTTGGTGCTTGAATTTATCAAAGGATATAAAATTTCAAAACTTGATCAGATTGATGCAAACAAACATGACCGAAAACTTATTGCTCGCAAGCTTGCAATCTCCTATCTGAAACAGGTTTTTGAACATGGATTTTTTCATGCTGATCCACATCCGGGTAATTTATTATTGCTTGAAACAGGTGAAATATGTTATCTTGATTTTGGTATGATGGGTAGTATTTTACCCCGTGATGTTGAAATTTTTGGGCACTTGTTTTTATCCGTAAAAAATAAAGATGTCAAAAAAATTATTAACTCACTCATGCAATTGTCTGATCAGGTGAGCATCAAACACATGCGCCAGTTAGAGTTTGATATCAATGAATTTGTTGAAAGCTATTCCATTGCAGGGGTGCACGCCAATGAAATGAGTACGGTGCTGCTGCAGTTGAAAGACGTTATTGTAAAACATGATTTAAAAATTCCACCTCATTTCTTTTTACTGGCGAGATCATTAGTTACTATTGAAGGAGTTATCAGGAATCTGGATCCTGAATTGGATATGTTGGAACTATCAAGACCTTACCTGGTAAAAACAATCACCAAAAAATGGTCTCCTTTACAAATGGGTAAAAAGGTTCTTAACGGAATATTTGAATTTGGAAATTACATGGAGGAATTTCCGCGAGACCTTAAAAATGCAATCAGAAAAATTAATACCGGAGAAATTAAAGTTGATTTGCGGCACAAGGGAATTGATCCCTTAATTCACACCATCAACCGTGTCACCAAACAAATTGTATCAGCCATGGTGGTAGCATCATTAGTTATTGGTGGATCACTCACACTGGTTTATGAAACGCATCCGCTTTGGGGAGAAACTTCCGCGTGGTCAATTATTGCATTCATCATTGCGGGCATTGTTGCCCTTGGTATGTTGCGTGATATACGCAAAGGAGACCATGACCCATGGCAAGGATGGAAAGACGAATAA
- a CDS encoding CBS domain-containing protein codes for MKLDAPVSGIMTTKVNTVQPDQKLVDIKHLYEKTPFHHHIPVVENKKLVGMVSLVDFMRAIGNAGLNDEEQVYQTLRVKDIMSTKPTTVKADTPIGKVAKSLVKGEVHAFAVTERGALKGIVSYTDIIKYLLRVLD; via the coding sequence ATGAAATTAGACGCTCCTGTTTCAGGTATCATGACCACCAAGGTAAACACGGTACAACCTGATCAAAAATTAGTTGACATCAAACATTTGTATGAAAAAACACCATTTCATCACCATATTCCGGTTGTAGAAAACAAAAAACTGGTTGGTATGGTGAGTCTGGTTGATTTCATGCGTGCTATTGGTAATGCCGGTTTGAATGATGAAGAACAAGTGTATCAAACCCTCAGGGTAAAAGATATTATGTCAACCAAACCAACCACTGTCAAAGCAGACACCCCTATTGGAAAAGTTGCAAAAAGTTTGGTAAAAGGTGAAGTACATGCTTTTGCCGTAACCGAAAGAGGCGCGTTGAAAGGGATTGTCTCTTATACAGACATCATCAAATACTTGCTCAGGGTGCTTGACTAA
- the meaB gene encoding methylmalonyl Co-A mutase-associated GTPase MeaB: MAQTKNPDKKTIDRLVSIRRKHHDQRSMDELFRMIRKGDKTALSTAITISESEREKDQQLSDDLLRKCLKYTGKSVRIGITGVPGVGKSTFIDSFGSYLISIGKKVAVLAVDPSSEKSGGSILGDKTRMNNLSVNERAFIRPSASRGSLGGVAHHTRESILLCEAAGYDVILVETVGVGQSETVVKSMTDFFLLLMLSGAGDELQGIKKGIMEMADAIIITKADGDNVKKANLARSEYMNALHLARPNANQWTPRVETSSALTSKGMDTCWNIISKFIETTSGNGYFDKTREEQNKYWMHDAVKDIIVHSFYANKKINSAIAKFEKALISGKITSKQAAIKLAEIFLNGKKNI, from the coding sequence ATGGCGCAGACAAAAAATCCAGATAAAAAAACCATTGACCGCCTGGTGAGCATAAGGCGCAAACATCATGATCAACGATCAATGGATGAATTATTCCGCATGATTCGTAAAGGAGATAAAACAGCCTTGTCAACAGCCATTACCATTTCAGAAAGTGAGCGTGAAAAAGATCAGCAATTATCTGACGACTTGCTGAGAAAGTGTTTGAAATATACAGGCAAATCTGTTAGAATAGGAATTACCGGAGTGCCCGGTGTTGGCAAAAGTACATTCATTGATTCATTTGGATCCTATTTAATCAGCATCGGAAAAAAAGTAGCGGTACTTGCCGTTGATCCAAGCAGTGAAAAGTCTGGCGGCAGCATTTTGGGTGATAAAACTCGCATGAACAATTTATCAGTAAATGAGCGCGCATTTATTAGACCAAGTGCAAGCAGAGGTTCATTGGGTGGTGTTGCACATCATACCCGTGAAAGTATTTTATTGTGTGAAGCAGCAGGGTATGATGTAATTCTGGTTGAAACAGTAGGTGTAGGACAATCAGAAACGGTGGTAAAATCAATGACTGATTTTTTTCTCTTGTTGATGCTATCAGGTGCGGGTGATGAATTGCAAGGAATAAAAAAAGGCATCATGGAGATGGCCGATGCAATTATTATCACAAAAGCAGATGGTGATAATGTAAAAAAAGCCAATCTTGCTCGCAGTGAATACATGAATGCTTTGCATTTGGCAAGACCCAATGCCAATCAATGGACACCGCGCGTTGAAACTAGTAGCGCACTCACAAGTAAAGGCATGGACACGTGTTGGAATATCATTTCAAAATTTATTGAAACTACTTCAGGCAACGGATATTTTGATAAGACAAGAGAAGAACAGAATAAATATTGGATGCATGATGCCGTAAAAGATATCATTGTACATTCATTTTATGCAAATAAAAAAATTAATTCCGCAATTGCCAAATTTGAAAAAGCACTGATCAGCGGAAAAATCACATCAAAACAAGCCGCAATCAAGCTGGCTGAAATATTTCTCAATGGAAAAAAGAACATTTAA
- a CDS encoding RNA-binding S4 domain-containing protein has translation MEKRTFKLKKDSPFIELVKLLKIEGIAGTGGEGKVQIEEGTVSVNGQEEFRIRRKLYAGDIVQTGPVEIEIVS, from the coding sequence ATGGAAAAAAGAACATTTAAATTAAAGAAAGACAGTCCGTTTATTGAACTGGTTAAATTATTAAAAATTGAAGGCATTGCCGGCACCGGTGGCGAAGGTAAAGTGCAAATTGAAGAAGGTACTGTATCCGTCAACGGACAAGAAGAATTTCGGATACGCCGCAAATTATACGCGGGAGATATTGTACAAACCGGACCCGTAGAAATAGAAATTGTTTCTTAA
- a CDS encoding LemA family protein yields MDSNEERFAAQIKAIVSAGETNDTLEERPLTLSELKELAISMGLNEEQWQALLVKAQKHLKLADDHLKARNYKDAVLEGEQAVAINPYLTNCNAILAKAYMMMWLEDHNPSTREKAEYYARKELLVDPRDQQAVMVLSTIQKKSGVLEKDNKSRKKFYILLGVVAVVLLIIIFFLVSAANKNNQEAEQNQQTSEYNQIRDQLIEAEEDVASKLDLVQVAIDQRNSMLPDLFSAVQQSPAELTVLDSTIQTLQQQIKNSEGEEKFQLENSLSAKVDEAKNIVSQLGEKSAVEKLLVQIEGSENRIAFEKKNYNEAVKKYNILVKKHHDQFPQYEIKPYYNEQ; encoded by the coding sequence ATGGATAGCAACGAAGAAAGATTTGCCGCACAAATTAAAGCCATCGTATCAGCCGGAGAAACGAATGACACTTTAGAAGAACGACCACTCACCCTGTCAGAGTTGAAAGAATTAGCCATCAGCATGGGCTTGAATGAAGAGCAATGGCAGGCACTTTTAGTGAAAGCACAAAAGCATCTCAAATTGGCAGACGATCATCTCAAAGCCAGAAATTATAAAGATGCCGTGCTTGAAGGTGAGCAGGCAGTAGCCATTAATCCCTACCTGACAAACTGCAATGCCATACTTGCCAAAGCCTATATGATGATGTGGCTTGAAGACCATAATCCATCAACACGTGAAAAAGCAGAATACTACGCACGTAAAGAATTGTTGGTTGATCCTCGTGATCAGCAGGCCGTGATGGTATTGAGTACTATTCAAAAAAAATCAGGCGTGCTGGAAAAAGACAATAAATCACGCAAGAAATTTTACATTCTACTTGGCGTTGTTGCAGTTGTTCTATTGATCATCATTTTTTTTTTAGTTAGTGCAGCCAATAAAAACAATCAAGAGGCTGAACAAAATCAACAAACCTCAGAGTACAATCAAATTCGCGATCAGTTAATTGAAGCAGAAGAAGATGTTGCTTCCAAACTTGATTTAGTGCAGGTTGCCATTGATCAACGCAACAGCATGCTGCCTGATTTATTCAGTGCTGTTCAACAATCTCCGGCTGAACTTACAGTGTTAGATTCCACCATTCAAACTTTACAACAGCAAATTAAAAACAGTGAAGGTGAAGAAAAATTTCAACTTGAAAATTCACTTTCAGCTAAAGTTGATGAAGCAAAAAATATCGTGAGTCAGCTTGGTGAAAAATCTGCCGTTGAAAAACTTTTGGTACAAATTGAAGGTTCAGAAAACCGGATAGCTTTTGAGAAAAAAAATTACAATGAAGCGGTAAAAAAATATAATATCCTGGTGAAAAAACATCATGATCAATTTCCTCAGTACGAAATAAAACCTTATTACAATGAACAATAA
- a CDS encoding TPM domain-containing protein: MNNKIHVRLFSRIWLLIVFISAFSQHGFSKDKTYAPEDLPQPVFDSVGFIIDPAKKIIEEWYLEIINTRETYYFPRYIEPVCVRVDYIKSPEDPEAYADRLIELWDLENKTNGRFVFQLQCKSKQAVVYRIGSRLKSFFKTDFLSETAADIIETHLAGKATGTGDFVSIQKLGEHIFEEIAFDAKILNYDGNTGVHSQYPNKVERSYGELKTMKKSFYQDDDPIFTGEVSTAFSNNSTDETITYSDKNYFDGLVDKRVNMNYARINTDGVISDYKQVENPREKDNGSVTDPHFMLDTFAINMINDLLDTLELKTGFQVAVVCLNSIGDNDPHGWGTDLFNHWGIGQKDLDNGLLILVINDQHAVEFITGRGTETILTDGDCYDIQQNEMVPYYKLNDYVTGTIRGVQATCDFLYGTPPLYSSDTGYDDSDYTFDEYEYVSEPFQFFESGFFYFLLWSGGLMTAAWIIAIIFSFSVRDPYKRYHIMKFFSLGIWPFVIPIPFVVLYFLTKSIMERWRNTVRFNSETGEEMHKLGDHEEDKHLSQGQEVEEKVKSIDYDVWVTADSKRVMILSYKKWFTKYNKCPSCSFKTYFKEYDRTITPATYTSSGTGEKKYKCENCGHSKITTYVIPKKTKSSSGGSSYGGGGGYSRSYSSGGGSSFGGGSSRGGGAGSRW, translated from the coding sequence ATGAACAATAAAATACATGTCCGATTATTTTCACGAATTTGGTTACTGATAGTTTTCATATCAGCATTCAGCCAACATGGTTTCAGTAAAGATAAAACGTATGCACCGGAAGATCTTCCTCAACCGGTTTTTGATTCAGTGGGATTTATCATTGATCCGGCAAAAAAAATAATTGAAGAATGGTATCTAGAAATAATCAACACGCGCGAAACCTATTATTTTCCGCGATACATTGAACCGGTTTGTGTAAGAGTTGATTATATAAAATCTCCTGAAGACCCTGAAGCTTATGCTGACCGTTTAATTGAATTATGGGATCTTGAAAATAAAACCAACGGACGTTTTGTTTTTCAATTGCAATGTAAATCCAAACAAGCAGTTGTTTATCGCATAGGTTCACGATTAAAGTCATTTTTCAAGACTGATTTTCTCAGTGAAACAGCGGCAGACATTATTGAAACACATTTAGCAGGCAAAGCAACCGGCACCGGAGATTTTGTATCAATTCAAAAATTGGGTGAGCATATATTTGAAGAAATTGCTTTTGATGCAAAAATTCTCAATTATGACGGAAATACCGGTGTTCATTCACAATATCCCAACAAAGTTGAACGCTCTTATGGAGAGCTAAAGACCATGAAAAAATCATTCTATCAGGATGATGATCCCATTTTCACCGGAGAAGTTTCAACTGCATTCAGCAACAATAGCACAGATGAAACCATCACCTATTCTGACAAAAATTATTTTGATGGATTAGTAGATAAACGCGTGAACATGAATTATGCCCGCATCAACACCGACGGTGTAATTTCAGATTATAAACAAGTAGAAAATCCAAGAGAAAAAGACAATGGTTCAGTGACTGATCCGCACTTTATGCTGGACACCTTTGCCATTAACATGATTAATGATTTATTGGATACGCTTGAGTTGAAAACCGGCTTTCAAGTGGCAGTTGTATGTCTCAATTCAATTGGTGATAATGATCCGCATGGATGGGGAACAGACTTGTTCAACCACTGGGGAATTGGTCAGAAAGATCTTGATAATGGTTTACTCATATTGGTAATTAATGATCAACATGCTGTAGAATTTATCACCGGTCGTGGCACTGAAACCATTTTGACAGATGGAGATTGTTATGACATTCAGCAAAATGAAATGGTACCTTATTACAAATTGAATGACTATGTAACGGGCACCATACGTGGCGTGCAGGCAACATGTGATTTTCTTTACGGCACTCCTCCACTCTATTCTTCTGACACAGGATATGATGATAGTGATTACACCTTTGATGAGTATGAATATGTTTCAGAGCCTTTCCAATTTTTTGAATCAGGATTTTTTTATTTTTTACTCTGGTCAGGTGGATTGATGACAGCAGCCTGGATCATTGCCATTATATTTTCTTTCTCGGTGCGTGACCCATACAAACGCTATCATATCATGAAATTTTTCTCTTTGGGAATTTGGCCATTTGTAATTCCAATACCATTTGTTGTGCTATATTTTTTGACTAAAAGTATCATGGAACGCTGGAGAAATACCGTTCGCTTCAATAGTGAAACCGGAGAAGAGATGCATAAACTGGGAGATCATGAAGAAGATAAACATCTAAGCCAAGGACAGGAAGTTGAAGAGAAAGTAAAATCAATTGATTATGATGTTTGGGTAACAGCTGACTCAAAACGTGTAATGATTTTGTCATACAAAAAATGGTTCACCAAGTATAATAAATGCCCAAGCTGTTCATTCAAAACATATTTTAAAGAATATGACAGAACGATAACACCGGCAACTTATACATCTAGCGGAACAGGAGAAAAAAAATATAAATGTGAAAATTGCGGACACTCAAAAATAACTACCTATGTGATTCCTAAAAAAACGAAGTCATCATCAGGAGGCAGTTCATACGGCGGTGGCGGAGGCTATAGTAGAAGTTACAGTAGTGGCGGAGGCTCATCATTTGGCGGTGGAAGTTCGCGCGGTGGTGGAGCGGGTAGCAGATGGTAA
- a CDS encoding SAM-dependent methyltransferase, which translates to MKLLIKSLHDMLSKGKLYIIPVPISDDTLHKVIPDYNRELIANMRCFVVEKLKTARQFLRGLISDFPIDDSVFFELDKHANYTADNELKTVLLSGQDIGLMSESGYPGVADPGTTVVQLAHRLGVEVIPLVGPGSVFMALAASGLNGQGFTFHGYLPKKENDLHQTLKNITQQISKSGYAQIFIETPYRNQAIFAEILKNIPGDMQLTIAYDITGEHQKIITRPLHAWKKEPFQFEKWPCVFILGR; encoded by the coding sequence ATGAAGCTACTGATCAAATCATTGCACGATATGTTGAGTAAGGGAAAATTATATATTATCCCTGTGCCAATAAGTGATGATACACTGCACAAAGTTATTCCTGATTATAATCGTGAATTGATTGCAAACATGCGTTGTTTTGTTGTAGAAAAACTCAAAACTGCAAGACAATTTTTACGCGGATTGATTTCAGATTTTCCAATTGATGATTCTGTTTTTTTTGAATTAGATAAGCATGCAAATTATACTGCAGATAATGAATTGAAAACGGTTTTACTCAGTGGACAAGATATTGGCTTGATGTCTGAATCAGGATACCCGGGTGTTGCTGATCCCGGAACAACGGTGGTTCAATTGGCACATCGTTTAGGTGTAGAGGTTATTCCGCTTGTTGGACCCGGCTCAGTATTTATGGCGCTTGCCGCAAGCGGACTCAATGGTCAGGGATTTACTTTTCACGGTTATCTTCCCAAAAAAGAAAATGATTTACACCAGACGTTGAAAAACATTACACAACAAATTTCTAAAAGCGGATATGCGCAAATTTTTATTGAAACACCTTATCGCAACCAAGCTATCTTTGCAGAAATTTTGAAAAATATTCCGGGTGATATGCAACTCACCATTGCGTATGATATTACAGGAGAACATCAGAAAATCATCACACGTCCATTGCACGCATGGAAGAAAGAACCATTTCAATTTGAAAAGTGGCCTTGCGTTTTTATTTTAGGCCGGTAG
- a CDS encoding low molecular weight phosphotyrosine protein phosphatase, translated as MKILTVCLGNICRSPIAEGILRHKLRQMKNTDILTDSAGTSNFHIGEAPDTRMRMTAVRNGMDISDLRARQFCVDDFDDFDLIYAMDLNNKKDILSLARNEDDIKKVKLILDEVYPGENREVPDPYYGGDDGFQDVFDMLDEATDQIIARYVE; from the coding sequence ATGAAAATTCTAACGGTCTGTCTGGGCAATATTTGTCGCTCACCAATTGCTGAAGGTATTTTGCGGCATAAACTCAGACAAATGAAAAATACAGACATCCTTACTGATTCTGCCGGAACATCAAACTTCCATATTGGTGAAGCACCTGATACCCGCATGCGAATGACAGCGGTGAGAAATGGAATGGATATTTCTGATTTACGCGCACGGCAATTTTGTGTAGATGATTTTGACGATTTTGATTTGATCTATGCCATGGATTTAAATAATAAAAAAGATATTCTCTCACTGGCAAGGAATGAAGATGATATAAAAAAAGTTAAGCTTATTTTGGACGAAGTGTATCCCGGTGAAAATCGTGAAGTACCTGATCCTTATTACGGCGGTGATGATGGTTTTCAAGATGTGTTTGATATGCTTGATGAAGCTACTGATCAAATCATTGCACGATATGTTGAGTAA
- the dinD gene encoding DNA damage-inducible protein D — translation MKKEQILELFERFEVAASEIEGVECWSARELQSLLGYAKWENFENVIDKAKESCKHAGEKVSDHFPDVRKMISLGKGAEKEIDDIILTRYACYLIAQNGDSRKEEIAFAQNYFAVQTRKAEIVEQRILDFERVKAREKLSVTEKNLSGILYERGVDDKGFAVIRSKGDQALFRLTTLQLKKKMGVPDNRPVADFLPTIGIKAKDLAAEMTSLNVQSKDLKSHIPIEKEHIDNSKAVREMLTKRGIIPENLRPAEDVKKLQRKLDSDGKKILKNKKK, via the coding sequence ATGAAAAAAGAACAAATACTTGAACTCTTTGAAAGGTTTGAGGTTGCTGCCTCAGAGATAGAAGGTGTTGAATGCTGGAGTGCCAGAGAACTTCAATCCTTACTTGGGTATGCAAAATGGGAAAATTTTGAAAATGTAATTGACAAAGCCAAGGAATCATGCAAACACGCTGGTGAAAAGGTTTCAGATCATTTTCCTGACGTCAGGAAAATGATCTCATTGGGAAAAGGAGCAGAAAAGGAAATAGATGATATCATACTTACACGGTACGCCTGTTATCTGATTGCACAAAATGGCGATAGCCGGAAAGAAGAAATTGCATTTGCACAGAACTATTTTGCAGTGCAGACTCGCAAAGCAGAAATAGTTGAACAACGCATCTTGGACTTTGAAAGAGTTAAAGCGCGGGAGAAACTTAGCGTGACGGAAAAAAATCTTTCGGGGATACTTTACGAAAGAGGTGTTGATGACAAGGGGTTTGCTGTAATTCGATCCAAAGGTGATCAGGCACTTTTTAGACTTACAACTTTGCAGTTAAAGAAAAAAATGGGCGTTCCGGATAATCGTCCTGTTGCTGACTTTCTTCCAACGATTGGGATAAAAGCTAAAGACCTTGCCGCAGAAATGACCAGCCTCAATGTACAGAGTAAAGACCTGAAGAGTCATATTCCCATTGAGAAGGAACATATCGACAATAGCAAAGCTGTACGTGAAATGCTAACCAAAAGAGGTATTATACCTGAAAATCTCCGTCCGGCAGAGGACGTGAAAAAATTACAACGAAAACTGGATAGTGATGGAAAGAAAATTTTGAAGAATAAAAAAAAATAA